In Candidatus Zymogenaceae bacterium, the DNA window GGCGGATATCGCCCGACTGATCGTCCAGTCCCCGGACAATCCTGAAGCCTACTTCGAGCGGGCCGTTATCAGCTACCGGCTGGGAAACGTATCCAGCGCGGAAGACGACCTGCTTTCCGCCCTCACGATCGACCCGACCTATGCCCGGGCGCACAATCTCATGGGGGTTATCCACCGTTCCCGGAACAATCCGGAGCTGGCCCTGGCCTCCATCAACAACGCCGTTCGATATGACGACTCGTACGCCCCCGCCTACTACAACCGCGGGCTGATCAAGTTCGACATGGGAGACTGGGAGGGGGCCGTCGCTGATTTCTCGGAAGCCATCGTCCGCTATACCGACGACCAGACCGACTACCTCGCCCAGGCACACTGTCGGCGGGCCGAGGCGTTTCTCATGCTGGGAAACGCGAAGATGGCCGAGAAGGATCGCGAAAGGGCGGAGATCCTCTCTCCGGGCATGTGCGACAGCGGCCAGGACCTCAACGAAGTCCGCGGGAAGGGCGGCATCTCCCGATAAGGATCGGAATACGACACGAAACAGGGGAATTCCCATAGGGAATTCCCCTGTTTTCATTTATATGATATTTCAACCATGCCGCTTTATGCGGCCCGGCGCATCGCCTACGCCTTTCCCGCGCACCCCAGTACGTTTTTCAGCTTGTGGCGAACCAGCTCCCGGATGGCGTCCCGGGCGGGACCCAGGTATTTCCTGGGATCGAAATCCTCGGGATTCTCGACGAAGTGCTTCCTGATCGTGGCGGTCATGGCAAGGCGGAGGTCCGTGTCTATGTTGACCTTGCACACCCCCAGCTTTGCGGCCCGACGGATCATCTCCTCGGGAACGCCCCTTGCTCCGGGGAGCTTGCCGCCGTAGGCGTTGGCCTGCTCGACGAACTCCGGCAACACCGTGGACGCCCCGTGAAGCACCAGGGGGTAGCCCGGAAGCTTCTCGGAAATCACCTCCAGCCGCTCGAAATCGAGCTGCGGCTCCCCCTTGAACTTGTACGCCCCGTGGGACGTCCCCACGGAGATGGCCAGAGAGTCGCACCCGGTCTTTTCAACGAACTGTACCGCCTCGTCGGGATCGGTGAAGACCGACTTCTTGCTGGAGATGGCGTCTTCGATGCCCGCAAGCTTCCCCAGCTCCGCCTCCACCGGAATTCCCCGCTCGTGGGCGTATTCCACCACTTTTTTCGTCAGGGCCACGTTTTCATCGAAGGGATGTTTCGAGCCGTCTATCATGATCGAAGTGAAGCCGCCATCGATGCACGATTTTGCTATCTCGAAATCCTCACCGTGATCAAGGTGCAGACACATCGGCACATCCGCGGTTTCAAGGGCCGCCTCCATCAGCTTCAGCAGGTATTCATGCCGGGCGTATTTCCGGGCTCCCGCGCTGACCTGGAGGATCAGCGGCGCCTTTTCGTCCTGGGCCGCCTCTACAATCCCCTGTATGATTTCCATGTTATTGATATTGAACGCACCCACAGCGTACTGTTCCCTGTAGGCCCTCTCAAACATCTCCTTTGTTCCGGTCAACGGCATATCGCAATTCCTCCTTGTCCATCGTTATGACTGGTTTATGAGATAAGCTTGAGCGCCCTCTCGGTTATCTTTTCGACGCTGAAACCGTATTGTTCAAACAACACGTCCGCCGGGGCCGACGCGCCGAAGGTCTCCACCCCCACGATGTCTCCGTCGATGCCGACGTATCTTTCCCATCCGAAGGGAGACGCCGCCTCGACGGCGATCTTTTTCACGCCCCGAGGGAGGACCTCCCTCCGATATTCCTCTGGCTGCTCGTCGAACAGCTCAAAACAGGCCATATTTACCACCCGAGCGTTGACGTTTTTCTCGGCCAAGGCCTGTGCTACGGAAAGGGCCAGGTGCACCTCGGCGCCGGTGGCGATGAGAATCAGGTCGGGCTCACCCCC includes these proteins:
- a CDS encoding tetratricopeptide repeat protein, whose amino-acid sequence is MKRTILLLGLFMVLISTGCVTTHQGGPSSGDTARNASYDEARDLYNLGVIAFDAGNYEVALEYLNQSKTLWTGSKEGEAEVLLARARVYSAIDQYDLALADIARLIVQSPDNPEAYFERAVISYRLGNVSSAEDDLLSALTIDPTYARAHNLMGVIHRSRNNPELALASINNAVRYDDSYAPAYYNRGLIKFDMGDWEGAVADFSEAIVRYTDDQTDYLAQAHCRRAEAFLMLGNAKMAEKDRERAEILSPGMCDSGQDLNEVRGKGGISR
- the fba gene encoding class II fructose-1,6-bisphosphate aldolase, translating into MPLTGTKEMFERAYREQYAVGAFNINNMEIIQGIVEAAQDEKAPLILQVSAGARKYARHEYLLKLMEAALETADVPMCLHLDHGEDFEIAKSCIDGGFTSIMIDGSKHPFDENVALTKKVVEYAHERGIPVEAELGKLAGIEDAISSKKSVFTDPDEAVQFVEKTGCDSLAISVGTSHGAYKFKGEPQLDFERLEVISEKLPGYPLVLHGASTVLPEFVEQANAYGGKLPGARGVPEEMIRRAAKLGVCKVNIDTDLRLAMTATIRKHFVENPEDFDPRKYLGPARDAIRELVRHKLKNVLGCAGKA